One Nocardioides aromaticivorans genomic window carries:
- a CDS encoding MlaE family ABC transporter permease, which yields MSLTAARVLQPVGTAGKLFAFALDVGRGLFRRPFQTREFLQQAWFIASVTIVPTALVAIPFGAVIALQVGGLIKQFGAQSFTGSASVLAVIQQAGPIATALLIAGAGGSAIAADLGARKIREELDAMMVLGIDPIQRLVVPRVLACMLVAVFLNGMVSVVGVGGGYVFNVILQDGTPGAYLASFTALAQLPDVWIGMIKALVFGLIAAIVAAYKGMNAAGGPKGVGDAVNESVVITFLLLFVVNFTLSTIYLQVVPPKTG from the coding sequence ATGTCTCTGACAGCCGCTCGGGTTCTCCAGCCTGTCGGAACGGCTGGGAAGCTCTTCGCCTTCGCGCTCGACGTGGGGCGGGGACTCTTCCGACGTCCGTTCCAGACGCGTGAGTTCCTCCAACAGGCGTGGTTCATCGCCTCGGTCACGATCGTGCCGACCGCGCTCGTCGCCATCCCCTTCGGCGCGGTCATCGCGCTGCAGGTCGGTGGCCTCATCAAGCAGTTCGGCGCGCAGTCGTTCACCGGCTCCGCGTCCGTGCTCGCGGTCATCCAGCAGGCCGGACCGATCGCGACGGCGCTACTGATCGCCGGTGCCGGCGGCTCGGCCATCGCGGCCGACCTCGGTGCCCGCAAGATCCGTGAGGAGCTCGACGCGATGATGGTGCTGGGCATCGACCCGATCCAGCGCCTGGTCGTGCCGCGCGTGCTCGCCTGCATGCTCGTCGCCGTCTTCCTCAACGGCATGGTCAGCGTCGTCGGTGTCGGCGGTGGCTACGTCTTCAACGTGATCCTCCAGGACGGCACGCCCGGTGCCTACCTCGCCAGCTTCACCGCGCTCGCCCAGCTGCCCGACGTGTGGATCGGCATGATCAAGGCGCTCGTCTTCGGCCTCATCGCCGCGATCGTCGCCGCCTACAAGGGCATGAACGCCGCCGGTGGCCCGAAGGGCGTCGGCGACGCGGTCAACGAGTCCGTCGTCATCACCTTCCTCCTCCTGTTCGTCGTCAACTTCACCCTGAGCACGATCTACCTGCAGGTCGTGCCCCCGAAGACGGGTTAG
- a CDS encoding MlaE family ABC transporter permease, with translation MANIKAIYERPVKGLDTLGHELSFYLKVLMALPRSVMHYPREILRILAEVTLGSGALAVIGGTVGVIAGMTFFTGAQVGLSGYAALNQLGTAAFAGFVSAYFNTREIAPLVAGIALAATVGCGFTAQLGAMRISEEIDAVEVMAIPSMQFLVTTRVVGGLIAIVPLYVVGLLSSYVASRLVVTKFYGQSAGTYDHYFNQFLPPGDVLWSFGKVLVFAVVVILIHCYHGYTASGGPAGVGVAVGRAVRTSIVAINVIDLFLSMAIWGASTTVRLAG, from the coding sequence ATGGCGAACATCAAGGCGATCTACGAGCGGCCCGTGAAGGGCCTGGACACCCTCGGCCACGAGCTGTCCTTCTACCTCAAGGTGCTGATGGCGCTCCCGCGCTCCGTCATGCACTACCCGCGGGAGATCCTGCGGATCCTCGCGGAGGTCACCCTCGGCTCCGGCGCGCTCGCCGTCATCGGCGGCACGGTCGGCGTCATCGCCGGCATGACCTTCTTCACCGGCGCGCAGGTCGGCCTGTCCGGGTACGCCGCGCTCAACCAGCTCGGCACGGCGGCCTTCGCGGGCTTCGTCTCGGCCTACTTCAACACCCGCGAGATCGCCCCGCTGGTCGCCGGCATCGCGCTGGCCGCGACTGTCGGCTGCGGCTTCACCGCCCAGCTCGGCGCCATGCGGATCTCGGAGGAGATCGACGCCGTCGAGGTGATGGCGATCCCGTCGATGCAGTTCCTCGTCACGACCCGGGTCGTCGGTGGCCTGATCGCGATCGTCCCGCTCTACGTCGTCGGCCTGCTGTCGTCGTACGTCGCGAGCCGGCTGGTCGTCACCAAGTTCTACGGTCAGTCCGCGGGGACCTACGACCACTACTTCAACCAGTTCCTGCCACCCGGCGACGTGCTGTGGTCCTTCGGCAAGGTGCTCGTGTTCGCGGTGGTCGTCATCCTGATCCACTGCTACCACGGCTACACGGCCTCGGGCGGTCCCGCGGGCGTGGGCGTCGCGGTGGGCCGTGCGGTGCGGACCAGCATCGTGGCCATCAACGTGATCGACCTCTTCCTGTCGATGGCGATCTGGGGCGCGTCCACCACCGTCAGGCTGGCGGGGTGA
- a CDS encoding MCE family protein — protein MNKVLAAHKVLGVVFVCLLLLGVWLTYATFTKKFADYEEVTLTTSNVGLQLPTRADVKIRGVIVGEVLEAKAGADQGAELTLGIYPDKLDEIPANVTGSIVPKTLFGEKYVSLVVPDSGPSGTIRAGAVIDRTKVATELEEVLSDIYPLLRTVRPADLNATLSALATALEGRGEQLGENLETVDSYLKRINPQIPALLEDLKLTAQVSDTYADILPEVAQILDDTVKTTGTIEEKEAALTATLRDIRSFSDTARSFLAANEANLREAGELSTPILRAVARYAPTFPCMSAAIVKAQGRLAEAFRGYELHIVLETLQDQPRKYTAKDAPFFGDDRGPDCLGLPDIPYSQENPYPPLPHLNDGMNGDTGKGNLRPSAAYQGTPDDVTALRGALEAEYGAGADINVLLAGPAVAAGSGR, from the coding sequence ATGAACAAGGTCCTCGCTGCCCACAAGGTGCTGGGTGTCGTCTTCGTCTGCCTGCTGCTGCTCGGCGTCTGGCTGACCTACGCCACCTTCACGAAGAAGTTCGCCGACTACGAGGAGGTCACCCTGACCACCTCCAACGTCGGTCTCCAGCTGCCCACCCGCGCGGACGTCAAGATCCGCGGTGTCATCGTCGGCGAGGTCCTCGAGGCCAAGGCCGGCGCGGACCAGGGTGCCGAGCTGACCCTCGGCATCTACCCCGACAAGCTGGACGAGATCCCGGCCAATGTCACCGGGTCGATCGTCCCGAAGACGCTGTTCGGCGAGAAGTACGTCTCGCTGGTGGTCCCCGACAGCGGTCCGTCGGGCACCATCCGGGCCGGCGCCGTCATCGACCGGACCAAGGTGGCCACCGAGCTCGAAGAGGTCCTCTCGGACATCTACCCGCTGCTGCGCACCGTCCGCCCGGCCGACCTCAACGCCACGCTCAGCGCGCTGGCGACGGCGCTCGAGGGCCGCGGCGAGCAGCTCGGCGAGAACCTCGAGACCGTCGACTCGTACCTCAAGCGGATCAACCCGCAGATCCCGGCGCTGCTCGAGGACCTGAAGCTCACCGCCCAGGTGTCCGACACCTACGCCGACATCCTCCCCGAGGTGGCGCAGATCCTCGACGACACCGTCAAGACCACCGGCACCATCGAGGAGAAGGAGGCGGCGCTGACCGCGACGCTGCGCGACATCCGGAGCTTCTCCGACACGGCGCGCTCCTTCCTCGCCGCCAACGAGGCCAACCTGCGCGAGGCCGGCGAGCTGAGCACGCCGATCCTGCGGGCCGTCGCGCGCTACGCACCGACCTTCCCCTGCATGTCGGCGGCCATCGTCAAGGCCCAGGGCCGGCTCGCGGAGGCCTTCCGCGGCTACGAGCTGCACATCGTGCTCGAGACGCTGCAGGACCAGCCGCGCAAGTACACCGCCAAGGACGCGCCCTTCTTCGGCGACGACCGCGGTCCCGACTGCCTGGGCCTGCCGGACATCCCCTACAGCCAGGAAAACCCTTACCCGCCGCTGCCGCACCTCAACGACGGCATGAACGGTGACACCGGCAAGGGCAACCTCCGGCCGAGCGCCGCCTACCAGGGCACGCCGGACGACGTGACGGCGCTGCGCGGTGCCCTCGAGGCCGAGTACGGCGCCGGCGCCGACATCAACGTGCTGCTGGCCGGTCCGGCCGTGGCCGCGGGGAGTGGTCGCTGA
- a CDS encoding MCE family protein, with protein sequence MVRGLDKRTSGDLIRLVIFMVTTALATGVLIVTIGNLSFGATKEYTADFVDATGVNKGDDIRIAGVKVGSVEDIDIIKGNRAKITFKVDADTKLDDATHATIRYRNLLGQRYISLAQDGSGGDRLEEGEGIPVDRTTPALDLTVLFNGFKPLFEALSPDDINKLSFEIVQVFQGEGGTLEGLLSSTASITQTLADRDKVIGELLENLDYVLDHVADRDKQLTNLIDSFRSLVGGLNDDREAILSSLDSISELSVQTAALVTDIKDPFVKDIKELRKVATTLNRNRKEIDRALQVLPVKLTKIGRTAIYGSWFNFYLCHFKTTIKVPGLKNPLGTTIPVDAPRCSLKKEVGE encoded by the coding sequence ATGGTGCGCGGACTCGACAAGCGGACCAGCGGCGACCTGATCCGCCTGGTCATCTTCATGGTCACGACGGCCCTGGCGACGGGCGTCCTGATCGTCACGATCGGCAACCTGTCCTTCGGCGCGACGAAGGAGTACACCGCCGACTTCGTCGACGCCACCGGCGTCAACAAGGGCGACGACATCCGGATCGCGGGCGTCAAGGTCGGCAGCGTCGAGGACATCGACATCATCAAGGGCAACCGGGCGAAGATCACCTTCAAGGTCGACGCCGACACGAAGCTCGACGACGCGACGCACGCGACGATCCGCTACCGCAACCTGCTCGGCCAGCGCTACATCTCGCTGGCCCAGGACGGCTCCGGCGGAGACCGGCTCGAGGAGGGCGAGGGCATCCCGGTCGACCGGACCACGCCGGCCCTCGACCTCACCGTCCTCTTCAACGGCTTCAAGCCACTGTTCGAGGCACTCTCGCCCGATGACATCAACAAGCTGTCCTTCGAGATCGTCCAGGTCTTCCAGGGCGAGGGCGGCACGCTCGAGGGCCTCCTCTCGAGCACGGCCTCCATCACCCAGACGCTGGCCGACCGCGACAAGGTGATCGGCGAGCTGCTCGAGAACCTCGACTACGTCCTCGACCACGTGGCCGACCGCGACAAGCAGCTGACCAACCTGATCGACAGCTTCCGCTCGCTCGTCGGTGGGCTCAACGACGACCGCGAGGCGATCCTGTCCTCGCTGGACTCGATCTCCGAGCTGTCCGTGCAGACCGCGGCCCTGGTCACCGACATCAAGGACCCGTTCGTCAAGGACATCAAGGAGCTGCGGAAGGTCGCCACGACCCTCAACCGCAACCGCAAGGAGATCGACCGGGCGCTGCAGGTGCTCCCGGTGAAGCTCACGAAGATCGGCCGCACGGCGATCTACGGCTCCTGGTTCAACTTCTACCTCTGCCACTTCAAGACCACGATCAAGGTGCCCGGCCTGAAGAACCCGCTCGGCACCACGATCCCGGTCGACGCGCCCCGGTGCTCGCTCAAGAAGGAGGTCGGCGAGTGA
- a CDS encoding MCE family protein, protein MIPFRERNPVAVGAASIAVLVLMLVAALRAQDLPLIGGGDTYYASFDEAGGLKVKDEVRIAGVRVGQVTSMELEGDSVKVGFKIKTDAEFGDATRADIKVKTILGSMFLSLTPGGSGQLAEGTTIPTERTSSPYDVVEAFSGLAETSADIDTDQLASALTTLADLTRNTPEEFRSALAGVSALSKVVASRDDEINSLLKNLDRVSTVLDSRDEDIVALMADADTLFKALLQRKAQIHRLLVSTTTLSKTLTGLIRESRADLKPALDQLDSVLQVIKKNENNLEDAIKAMAPFYRVFASTLGNGPWFDTYLFNLPPIPGAGGAN, encoded by the coding sequence GTGATCCCCTTCCGCGAGCGCAACCCCGTCGCGGTCGGTGCCGCGAGCATCGCCGTCCTCGTCCTGATGCTGGTCGCCGCGCTGCGAGCCCAGGACCTGCCCCTCATCGGTGGCGGTGACACCTACTACGCCTCCTTCGACGAGGCCGGCGGCCTGAAGGTCAAGGACGAGGTCCGCATCGCGGGTGTCCGGGTCGGCCAGGTCACCTCGATGGAGCTCGAGGGCGACTCGGTCAAGGTCGGGTTCAAGATCAAGACCGACGCCGAGTTCGGCGACGCGACCCGTGCGGACATCAAGGTGAAGACGATCCTCGGCTCGATGTTCCTCTCGCTCACGCCGGGCGGCTCCGGCCAGCTCGCGGAGGGGACCACCATCCCGACCGAGCGCACCAGCTCGCCGTACGACGTCGTCGAGGCCTTCAGCGGCCTGGCCGAGACGTCCGCCGACATCGACACCGACCAGCTGGCCAGCGCGCTGACCACGCTCGCCGACCTGACCCGCAACACGCCGGAGGAGTTCCGCTCGGCGCTGGCCGGCGTCTCCGCGCTGTCGAAGGTCGTGGCGTCCCGCGACGACGAGATCAACTCGCTGCTCAAGAACCTCGACCGGGTCTCGACGGTGCTGGACTCCCGCGACGAGGACATCGTGGCGCTGATGGCCGACGCCGACACGCTCTTCAAGGCGCTCCTGCAGCGCAAGGCCCAGATCCACCGGCTGCTGGTGTCGACGACGACGCTGAGCAAGACGCTGACCGGGCTGATCCGCGAGAGCCGGGCCGACCTGAAGCCGGCGCTCGACCAGCTCGACTCCGTGCTGCAGGTCATCAAGAAGAACGAGAACAACCTGGAGGACGCGATCAAGGCGATGGCGCCCTTCTACCGGGTGTTCGCGAGCACCCTGGGCAACGGGCCGTGGTTCGACACCTACCTGTTCAACCTGCCTCCGATCCCGGGTGCGGGAGGTGCCAACTGA
- a CDS encoding MCE family protein — protein MSDVRRFLPVAVIVLLLLAGVVWMFAGSNDAKRVTAYFPRTVSVYEGSDVRVLGVAIGQVEEVVPQGTQVKVVMTYDSDVDVPQDAQAVIVSPSVVGDRYIQLTPAFDDGDKVMADNTVIKVDKTAIPLELDQIYSSIDKLTVALGPEGANREGALTDLLEQTAKNFGGQGEEFHQTIEDFGKLSETLDNNKDELFDSAAQLEGFIKTLADNDQTVRSFNKSLGDVSGLLADERQELTTALSNLGTALDEVARFVKSNRAVLGRNIRDVNRVAKVLVRQRENLDEILDAGPLALTNLYHTYNPKDGTLDTNANIGNLVHELTSDPEAVLCTLVSANDPKGDLCDLIGALLPRGAPFGTGSAFSQPYDPTLFGLVGAER, from the coding sequence ATGAGCGACGTGCGACGCTTCCTGCCGGTCGCGGTCATCGTCCTGCTGCTCCTCGCCGGAGTGGTGTGGATGTTCGCCGGGAGCAACGACGCCAAGAGGGTGACCGCCTACTTCCCCCGCACCGTCTCGGTGTACGAGGGCAGCGACGTCCGGGTCCTCGGCGTGGCCATCGGGCAGGTCGAGGAGGTCGTCCCGCAGGGCACCCAGGTCAAGGTCGTCATGACCTACGACAGCGACGTCGACGTGCCGCAGGACGCCCAGGCGGTCATCGTGTCGCCCTCGGTGGTCGGGGACCGCTACATCCAGCTGACGCCGGCGTTCGACGACGGCGACAAGGTCATGGCCGACAACACGGTGATCAAGGTCGACAAGACCGCCATCCCGCTCGAGCTGGACCAGATCTACTCCAGCATCGACAAGCTCACCGTCGCGCTCGGCCCCGAGGGGGCCAACCGTGAGGGTGCACTGACCGACCTGCTCGAGCAGACCGCGAAGAACTTCGGCGGCCAGGGCGAGGAGTTCCACCAGACGATCGAGGACTTCGGCAAGCTCAGCGAGACCCTCGACAACAACAAGGACGAGCTCTTCGACTCGGCCGCCCAGCTCGAGGGCTTCATCAAGACGCTGGCCGACAACGACCAGACCGTGCGCAGCTTCAACAAGTCGCTCGGCGACGTGTCCGGCCTGCTCGCCGACGAGCGGCAGGAGCTGACCACGGCGCTGTCCAACCTCGGCACCGCCCTCGACGAGGTCGCCCGCTTCGTGAAGTCCAATCGGGCCGTCCTGGGCCGCAACATCCGCGACGTCAACCGGGTCGCCAAGGTGCTGGTCCGCCAGCGCGAGAACCTCGACGAGATCCTCGACGCCGGTCCGCTCGCGCTCACGAACCTCTACCACACCTACAACCCGAAGGACGGCACGCTCGACACCAACGCCAATATCGGCAACCTGGTGCACGAGCTCACGTCCGACCCGGAGGCCGTGCTGTGCACGCTGGTGTCGGCCAACGACCCGAAGGGCGACCTGTGCGACCTGATCGGGGCCCTGCTGCCGCGCGGCGCACCGTTCGGCACCGGCTCGGCCTTCTCGCAGCCCTACGACCCGACCCTGTTCGGACTGGTGGGGGCCGAGCGATGA
- a CDS encoding MCE family protein, with the protein MKSLRNRARTVAAVLVGMVALSGCDFDVYQLPLPGGADVGDDPIEVTVKFDDVLDLVPKSSVKVNDVTVGQVTDVELDGYQAVVKLQLRNDVKLPDQPVASIRQTSLLGEKFVSLAAPSNGGEGRLGNGDVIENGGRNPEVEEVLGALSLVLNGGGVAQIKTIASELNLALDGREDSAKSVLTQVESLMSRLDARKGDIVDAIESINRLAISARQHQDSIDAALEELPSALDSLDRQRDDLVAMLDGLTKLSDVGVRVIKATQASTVNTLKSLDPILTQIAASGDNFAKGFSTFLTYPFIDESVGRNPQTARNLHMGDYVNLSVDLQLDLGNLRLPDLACIPINEIPDLPLDVLIDVKTLCNGVTKTLQGCLRTPPDVAACAKLPQYLLDDVCDAVKLLCGGGLNLGGARASGDPIGNLLGSVLDGGGLGRPRPGATDDVNDMWRTFDDRYDADLVDVYSAALVAPAQGRSADR; encoded by the coding sequence ATGAAGAGCCTGCGAAACCGAGCCCGCACCGTCGCTGCCGTCCTCGTCGGCATGGTCGCGCTGTCCGGCTGCGACTTCGACGTCTACCAGTTGCCGCTGCCCGGCGGCGCCGACGTCGGCGACGACCCGATCGAGGTCACCGTCAAGTTCGACGACGTGCTCGACCTGGTCCCGAAGTCGTCGGTCAAGGTCAACGACGTGACCGTCGGCCAGGTGACCGACGTCGAGCTCGACGGCTACCAGGCCGTCGTCAAGCTCCAGCTCCGCAACGACGTGAAGCTGCCCGACCAGCCGGTGGCCTCGATCCGCCAGACCAGCCTGCTCGGCGAGAAGTTCGTCTCCCTCGCCGCGCCGTCCAACGGCGGGGAGGGCCGGCTCGGCAACGGCGACGTGATCGAGAACGGTGGCCGCAACCCGGAGGTCGAGGAGGTCCTCGGCGCGCTGAGCCTGGTCCTCAACGGCGGTGGCGTGGCGCAGATCAAGACCATCGCCTCCGAGCTCAACCTCGCCCTCGACGGCCGCGAGGACTCCGCGAAGTCGGTGCTCACGCAGGTCGAGTCGCTGATGAGCCGGCTCGACGCGCGCAAGGGCGACATCGTCGACGCGATCGAGTCCATCAACCGGCTCGCGATCAGCGCCCGGCAGCACCAGGACAGCATCGACGCGGCGCTGGAGGAGCTGCCGAGCGCGCTCGACTCGCTCGACCGGCAGCGCGATGACCTGGTGGCCATGCTCGACGGCCTGACCAAGCTGAGCGACGTCGGTGTCCGGGTGATCAAGGCGACCCAGGCGTCGACCGTCAACACGCTGAAGTCGCTCGACCCGATCCTGACCCAGATCGCGGCGTCCGGCGACAACTTCGCCAAGGGCTTCAGCACCTTCCTGACCTACCCGTTCATCGACGAGTCGGTCGGCCGCAACCCGCAGACCGCGCGCAACCTGCACATGGGCGACTACGTCAACCTGTCGGTCGACCTCCAGCTCGACCTCGGCAACCTCCGGCTGCCCGACCTGGCCTGCATCCCGATCAACGAGATCCCGGACCTGCCGCTCGACGTGCTCATCGACGTCAAGACGCTGTGCAACGGCGTCACCAAGACGCTGCAGGGCTGCCTGCGCACGCCGCCCGACGTCGCCGCCTGCGCGAAGCTCCCGCAGTACCTCCTCGACGACGTCTGCGACGCGGTCAAGCTGCTGTGTGGTGGCGGGCTGAATCTCGGTGGAGCCCGGGCCAGCGGTGACCCGATCGGCAACCTGCTCGGCAGCGTGCTCGACGGTGGCGGCCTGGGCCGACCACGACCGGGCGCGACCGACGACGTCAACGACATGTGGCGCACCTTCGACGACAGGTACGACGCCGACCTGGTCGACGTGTACTCTGCCGCCCTCGTGGCGCCGGCCCAGGGACGGAGCGCCGACCGATGA
- a CDS encoding MlaD family protein → MITRRTRIQLLVFAVITLLGVTYVGARYAQLDKAIVDSDYTVTAHYPDSGGIFTGAEVTYRGVGIGKVGDLVLTSDGVDVKLDIDNKWDKIPRDTIALVGNRSAVGEQYVELQPQTDDGPYLVEGSEIDDVATPIATEKLLGDLSATVASVDRDSLATTVEELGKAFAGTGPDLQKIIDTGNSFIETADDNFDVTTALIRDSNTVLRGQLASETSLRAFASQLSAFTSSLAGADKDLRKVIDSGSVAATQLRTFLEQNGVELSELLSNLVTTGRVTIKHLAGIKQLLVVYPYAVGAGQVVVGRRSVAQGGSGFWDAHFGLIIAPTSTPCYDGYLKKRRNPESDRGDLPLPSDVGCTEPATKSNPRGLQNLRRPAPGGAAYDIAVRYDRATGDLTWDVPEGASSGRGNVAPPTLGEDSWKWLYVQPMLSSR, encoded by the coding sequence ATGATCACCCGTCGTACCCGCATCCAGCTCCTGGTGTTCGCGGTCATCACGCTCCTCGGCGTGACCTATGTCGGCGCCCGCTACGCGCAGCTCGACAAGGCGATCGTCGACAGCGACTACACCGTGACGGCGCACTACCCCGACTCCGGCGGCATCTTCACCGGCGCCGAGGTCACCTACCGCGGCGTCGGCATCGGCAAGGTCGGCGACCTGGTGCTGACGTCCGACGGCGTCGACGTGAAGCTCGACATCGACAACAAGTGGGACAAGATCCCGCGCGACACGATCGCCCTCGTCGGCAACCGCTCCGCGGTCGGTGAGCAGTACGTCGAGCTCCAGCCGCAGACCGACGACGGTCCCTACCTCGTCGAGGGCTCGGAGATCGACGACGTGGCCACGCCGATCGCCACCGAGAAGCTCCTCGGCGACCTGTCCGCGACCGTGGCCAGCGTCGACCGCGACTCGCTCGCGACGACGGTCGAGGAGCTCGGCAAGGCCTTCGCCGGCACCGGCCCGGACCTGCAGAAGATCATCGACACCGGCAACTCGTTCATCGAGACCGCCGACGACAACTTCGACGTGACCACCGCGCTCATCCGCGACAGCAACACGGTGCTGCGGGGCCAGCTCGCCTCGGAGACCTCGCTGCGGGCCTTCGCGTCGCAGCTGTCGGCCTTCACCTCCTCGCTCGCGGGCGCCGACAAGGACCTGCGCAAGGTCATCGACTCCGGCTCCGTCGCGGCCACCCAGCTGCGCACCTTCCTCGAGCAGAACGGCGTCGAGCTCAGCGAGCTGCTCTCCAACCTGGTCACGACCGGCCGCGTGACGATCAAGCACCTGGCGGGGATCAAGCAGCTCCTGGTGGTCTACCCGTACGCCGTCGGCGCCGGCCAGGTCGTCGTCGGCAGGCGCTCCGTCGCCCAGGGCGGCAGTGGCTTCTGGGACGCCCACTTCGGCCTGATCATCGCCCCGACCTCCACCCCCTGCTACGACGGCTACCTCAAGAAGCGGCGCAACCCGGAGTCGGACCGCGGTGACCTGCCGCTGCCCAGCGACGTCGGCTGCACCGAGCCCGCGACCAAGAGCAACCCGCGCGGCCTGCAGAACCTCCGTCGCCCGGCGCCCGGTGGTGCGGCGTACGACATCGCCGTCCGCTACGACAGGGCCACCGGCGACCTGACCTGGGATGTCCCCGAGGGTGCTTCGAGTGGCCGGGGTAACGTGGCCCCTCCGACGCTCGGAGAGGACTCGTGGAAGTGGCTGTACGTCCAACCGATGCTCAGCAGCCGGTGA
- a CDS encoding DnaJ domain-containing protein, with the protein MSANLYDILNVDESASVDEIRSAWKAAVADLDPTDRRFRAFNDAAAVLLDTDKRAAYDAELAAAAADDAELAAAAADDAELAAAAADDAGASTAGEEPAPAPVTLTKTGTAAGEDTAVKDAVDTAGTADTASAASTVTAPKPVPAPAPDPAPAKPVSAGPPGWALGAAGVGALAALALAVVLLLQPGGNVFADDSPKDVAAANASFEKASLSVEGAAERMIADVFSYNYKTMDADLERAQRYVTPELGAKQAKGWPDIAKDAADQKLVVQARAEAVALTRVSPDRKDATVVVFLVQDSTRNGVDQTPLRMWVSLRMVHDDGSADGWLIDDVCVDSNCDKPGS; encoded by the coding sequence GTGAGCGCCAACCTCTACGACATCCTCAATGTCGACGAGTCCGCGAGCGTCGACGAGATCCGGTCCGCGTGGAAGGCCGCGGTCGCCGACCTCGACCCGACCGACCGCCGCTTCCGTGCGTTCAACGACGCCGCGGCCGTGCTGCTGGACACCGACAAGCGGGCGGCGTACGACGCCGAGCTGGCTGCCGCCGCCGCCGACGACGCCGAGCTGGCTGCCGCCGCCGCCGACGACGCCGAGCTGGCTGCCGCCGCCGCCGACGACGCCGGAGCGAGCACCGCGGGGGAGGAGCCGGCACCGGCACCCGTGACCCTCACCAAGACCGGCACTGCGGCCGGGGAAGACACCGCCGTCAAGGACGCCGTCGACACCGCTGGCACCGCCGACACCGCCAGCGCAGCGAGCACCGTCACGGCACCGAAGCCGGTCCCGGCGCCGGCTCCCGACCCGGCGCCGGCGAAGCCGGTGAGTGCCGGTCCTCCGGGCTGGGCGCTGGGCGCGGCCGGCGTGGGCGCGCTCGCCGCGCTGGCCCTCGCGGTCGTGCTGCTCTTGCAGCCCGGCGGCAACGTGTTCGCCGACGACTCGCCCAAGGACGTCGCCGCCGCCAACGCGAGCTTCGAGAAGGCGTCGCTGTCGGTCGAGGGTGCTGCCGAGCGGATGATCGCCGACGTCTTCTCGTACAACTACAAGACGATGGACGCCGACCTCGAGCGCGCCCAGCGGTACGTCACGCCGGAGCTCGGCGCGAAGCAGGCCAAGGGATGGCCCGACATCGCCAAGGACGCCGCCGACCAGAAGCTCGTGGTCCAGGCGCGTGCCGAGGCGGTGGCGCTCACCCGGGTCAGCCCCGACCGCAAGGACGCCACGGTGGTGGTGTTCCTGGTGCAGGACAGCACCCGCAACGGGGTCGACCAGACGCCGCTGCGGATGTGGGTGTCGCTCCGGATGGTGCACGACGACGGCAGCGCCGACGGCTGGCTGATCGACGACGTGTGCGTCGACTCGAACTGCGACAAGCCCGGCAGCTAG